GATACAGCACTTAATGGAACAATTTTCCCTGACATTGGAGAAACAATATGTGTTTCAACTTGATTGGTTTCTACTGTTTCTTTCGTATCAGCAGGAACTTCTTCTTTAGGCTGAGGATTTTGTTTTGTTTGAGTGTAGTAGTCTTCTTTAGTAGGTAAGCGGTCTGCTTTACCACTTTCTAAAAACTCTTCTAGATTAGATTTAATTACGGAAACTCTAGGTCCGAAAATAATTTGAACTCCGGTTCCTTTATGAACAACCCCGGAAGCACCGATTGATTTCAGTAGATCAAGGTCTACCTTTGAACCTTCAGAAACGGTTGTTCTCAAGCGAGTTGCACAACTGTCTAAATCAACGATGTTATCTTTTCCACCTAAACCATAGATAATGGATGCCGATAAAGCATCTTCTTCTGTTTCAATAACCGTATCAGATTCAGATGATTTTCCTTTTTTATCGTTCATATCAGCACGTGTATATAATTTAACTTCACTTGTTTGATCTTCACGACCTGGAGTTTTATAATTGAATTTTTTGATTAGGAAAGTAAATAAGAAATAGTACAAGAAGAAGTAAGCTATTCCAACGAAAACAACCCAAATCCAATTCGTTTTTGCATTCCCTTGTAAGATTCCATATAAGAACAAGTCAATGAATCCACCAGAGAAAGTCATTCCTACACCAACATTGAAAATATGCATCAACATATAAGCAAGTCCGGCGAGCATAGAGTGCACTGCATAAAGAGGAGTTGCAACAAATAAGAATGTAAATTCAAGTGGTTCTGTTATCCCAGTTAACATGGAAGTCAAAGCTGCAGATGTAAGTAGTCCACCAACTGCTTTACGGTTTTCAGGTTTAGCCAAACGGTACATTGCTAAAGCAGCACCAGGTAAACCAAAAATCATCAACGGGAATTTCCCAGACATGAAGCGTGTTGCTTCAACACTGAATACAGTTGTTGTTGGATCAGATAATTGAGCAAAGAAGATATTTTGAGCTCCTTCTATCAATTGTCCTCCAACCATCATGGTTCCCCCAACAGCTGTTTGCCAGAAAGGTAAGTAGAAAACATGATGTAAACCAAATGGAATTAAGAGCCGTTCCATAAATCCATAGAGCCATGT
The Jeotgalibaca sp. MA1X17-3 genome window above contains:
- a CDS encoding PTS transporter subunit IIABC, which gives rise to MHSSIGAMIQIRGGADLFLEGSVTTVLGIESLQMGVFGGMIVGLGVAALHNRFYKIQLPSALSFFEGTRFIPIISSIVFLFVGILMSFAWPPVQSGIYAIGNLVQNSGYAGTWLYGFMERLLIPFGLHHVFYLPFWQTAVGGTMMVGGQLIEGAQNIFFAQLSDPTTTVFSVEATRFMSGKFPLMIFGLPGAALAMYRLAKPENRKAVGGLLTSAALTSMLTGITEPLEFTFLFVATPLYAVHSMLAGLAYMLMHIFNVGVGMTFSGGFIDLFLYGILQGNAKTNWIWVVFVGIAYFFLYYFLFTFLIKKFNYKTPGREDQTSEVKLYTRADMNDKKGKSSESDTVIETEEDALSASIIYGLGGKDNIVDLDSCATRLRTTVSEGSKVDLDLLKSIGASGVVHKGTGVQIIFGPRVSVIKSNLEEFLESGKADRLPTKEDYYTQTKQNPQPKEEVPADTKETVETNQVETHIVSPMSGKIVPLSAVSDVAFSSEALGKGFAIEPTDGHVYSPVDGKIVMIFDTKHAIGLTTEDGAEILIHIGLDTVNMKGQGFTVHVEAGDQVKIGDPLVDVDLDAIKEAGYETVTPVVVTNTTNYSTFNLLKEGTVTEGEEVFSIR